GATTTAAAATCTGTCCGTCTGAAAACTGCTCAGAAGTACAGTAACTGGCTGCTTTTTTATTTGTTTTTCCAAAAACAGGCACCTTTTTCAGTGCCCTCGCGAAGAGGGGGGCCTTAACCCACTCCCAAGCCCTCGCCCTTTCCAAAAGGACAAGGGATGTAACCGCTCCTACCCGTCGCTCTCAACCGCTGCGCTCTAAGGTTGGCGGGGCATCAGAGCCCTCGCCAGGTTTCTTATGCGGGATGGGACCGCAGGGGAGCTATAGCTGATTTTCAAGTTCATCCACTACATCGTCTCTCAGGGTTTGAGGGACGGTGGCTGCACTCATCATGATGCGTAACAGGGAGTCTTTTAAGAGTTGCTCCTCTTCCTTTAGCTCGGTGCCCACAAATTTCAAATTCCGTAATAGTACGAGCCTCGTGTATATATTCGCAATGCTCTCCAAAGTTAATGTGCCATCGTGATGGGGTAACTTCGAAAGGGTACGGGGATTCATCTGTAGAAATTTGGAAAACTGACGGATGGAAGTGAAACCCCATCTCTTCTCTATCTGGCGAATTTCTTCGGCAGCGGTGGCTATCCACCTATTCGCCCCTCCATTCGCCTGCTTTTCCATCTTCCATACCGTGAATTATCGAACATCGCGTCCTGACTAAAACAGAGGGTATGATTTTCCGATGGTTTTTGTTAAAAGCTTTTAAAAGCAGTAAGCAGAAGTTAAGAATGATGCACTCATAGGTGCATCACGTGATTTTCGAAGAAGTATATCTTTGCAGCATAATCAGTTGACTGATAAACATGTTTTACTATATAATATAATAAGGTATATGAAGCTAAAAGCAACTTATACTCGCCGTATCTTGGCGATGATGTATTTCCCCGACTGCGAACCTGCGAATGCCGTGCGCCGTCTGACCAGCGAAATTAAACGCTGTGTGGAACTGTATGAACTCCTGACCGCCAAGGGCAGAAACTTCGACCGCAAGCAGATTCTCACCATCCGTGAGGTGAAACTTATTGAGGAATTTCTGGGCGAACCAGCATGCTCTATTGAAGATGTGCTTTAATGAACTCTCATGATGCGCATTGTTAGGTGCTAATGATGCGCTTTTATAAGTGCTAATGATGCGCATCATTAAGGTGTATAAAAGCGCATCGTTAGGTTGCACTAAAGAACGACATTCAACGACGCACTTCGACAGATGCCCCTGAGCAGA
This is a stretch of genomic DNA from Segatella hominis. It encodes these proteins:
- a CDS encoding DUF4248 domain-containing protein, with the protein product MKLKATYTRRILAMMYFPDCEPANAVRRLTSEIKRCVELYELLTAKGRNFDRKQILTIREVKLIEEFLGEPACSIEDVL